In a single window of the Massilia oculi genome:
- a CDS encoding DUF4214 domain-containing protein: MGAKSSISLKDGLGYRAYVTATDDAGNVSAPSDTVTFNVDATAPVAPSVTIGLNQGSNQPIFAGTGEAGSTIELYRDGDFITIGKAEVRSDGTWQLNSKPLPNGVYKVIGASVDVAGNATSATRNIDFTVDNPLNKVGTSGADTFTMTADNVAISGGAGIDIAVFQGARADYAIAQQSWGHAVTDRSGGVDGLYNVERLQFSDGWVAIDETAASVFRLYQAALGREAEPFGLGYWIDRVDKGASLQQIAHEFTWAPEFKEKYGENPTDEIFLDRLYQNVLNRAPDPDGYAYWLTRVDDSSREQIMLEFSDSVENKAQVLASTSDGMDFIPYVYKPPVAIDIVGVAQATELPVGLV; this comes from the coding sequence GTGGGGGCCAAGTCGTCGATCTCGCTGAAGGATGGCCTGGGCTATCGCGCCTACGTGACGGCCACCGACGACGCCGGCAACGTGTCGGCGCCGAGCGATACGGTGACCTTCAACGTCGACGCCACGGCGCCGGTGGCGCCCTCAGTCACCATCGGGCTCAATCAAGGCAGCAATCAACCGATCTTCGCCGGCACCGGCGAGGCCGGCAGCACCATCGAGTTGTACCGCGACGGCGATTTCATCACGATCGGCAAGGCGGAGGTGCGATCCGATGGCACCTGGCAATTGAACTCGAAGCCGCTGCCGAATGGCGTGTACAAGGTGATCGGCGCCTCGGTCGACGTGGCGGGCAATGCCACCAGTGCGACGCGCAATATCGACTTCACGGTGGACAATCCCCTCAACAAGGTCGGCACCAGCGGCGCCGATACCTTCACCATGACTGCGGACAATGTCGCGATCAGCGGCGGCGCCGGCATCGACATCGCCGTGTTCCAGGGCGCGCGCGCCGACTACGCGATCGCCCAGCAGAGCTGGGGCCATGCGGTGACGGACCGCAGCGGCGGCGTGGACGGCCTGTACAACGTCGAGCGCCTGCAGTTCAGCGATGGCTGGGTGGCGATCGACGAAACCGCGGCCTCGGTGTTCCGCCTGTACCAGGCCGCGCTTGGCCGCGAGGCCGAACCGTTCGGCCTGGGCTACTGGATCGACCGTGTCGACAAGGGCGCTTCGCTGCAGCAGATCGCCCACGAATTCACCTGGGCGCCGGAATTCAAGGAAAAGTATGGCGAGAATCCGACCGACGAAATCTTCCTGGATCGTCTGTACCAGAACGTCCTGAACCGTGCGCCGGACCCCGACGGCTACGCCTACTGGCTGACCCGGGTCGACGATTCGAGCCGCGAGCAGATCATGCTCGAATTCAGCGACAGCGTCGAGAACAAGGCCCAGGTGCTCGCCAGCACGTCCGACGGCATGGACTTCATCCCTTACGTCTACAAGCCGCCGGTTGCGATCGACATCGTCGGCGTGGCCCAGGCAACGGAACTTCCTGTCGGCTTGGTCTGA
- the dnaE gene encoding DNA polymerase III subunit alpha: MTSPTFTHLRVHSEYSIVDGLVRIDDLVKAAVKDNQPALAVTDLANTFCLVRFYKAARGKGIKPIVGVDAWITNDDNRDKPHRLLILAKNHTGYLQLCDLLARAWLTNQHKGRAEIRTEWLEALATSVSTLHPEEPQANALIVLSGAHFGDVGQAIENGDLAKAEANAARWAKIFPGHFYIEIQRAGQPNQEQQVRHSVALAGRLGLPVVATHPVQFLDKSEFIAHEARVCIAEGEMLANAKRVRRFNENMCFKSQDEMLELFKDLPGALANSVEIAKRCNVTLTLGKPQLPNFPTPGMTIDEFLVAETRKGLEERLVQLYPDPVKREQERPRYEARLEFENKTIINMKFPGYFLIVAEFIQWGKNNGVPIGPGRGSGAGSLVAYALKITDLDPLKYNLLFERFLNPERVSMPDFDIDFCQEKRELVIQHVKDLYGRDAVSQIATFGTMAAKGAIRDVGRVLDFGYNFCDGISKLIPFKPGKPVSIAEAIEEEPLLKERLENEEEVKQLLDLAQQVEGITRGIGMHAGGVLIAPGKLTDFCPLYTQGGDAGVVSQYDKDDVEAVGLVKFDFLGLTTLTILDRAVNYIKDLDPAESEFDLAKLPLDDRASYKLLSDAKTVAIFQLESRGMQGMLKDARPDRFEDIIALVALYRPGPMDLIPDFCKRKHGEKFDYPDPRTESILSETYGIMVYQEQVMQMAQIVGGYSLGGADMLRRAMGKKKAEEMAEHREIFRAGAAKDGLSTEKADEIFDLMEKFAGYGFNKSHAAAYALLSYHTAYLKVHHTAAFMAANMSLAMEDTEKIKILVEDAKEVCKLVILPPDVNESQFRFTPEGEPKSRTGKQVTNIRYGLGGVKGAGQGAIEAIIAARKEGGKFKDLFDFCKRVDRKQINRRTIESLIRAGAMDAFGVDRAVLLASVAFAMEAAGQAAAAANQVSLFGGDDSDLVAPPEYVKATPWTDRQKLSEEKIALGYYLSGHMFDSYAQEVRRFAKTKLKDLEPSRDPRMMCGVITGVRTQMTQRGKILIVALDDKTAVHEVTIYSEVAEANKHALKEDEFLLVVGKVSEDRFNGGLRITAEKVFDIAASRIQYGHKLEMDLATTVDPAKIAEVLQPYRVQDGMPVSLRLVTNGIPYVVQLGDDWRVGPSDTLKQALELGLGAKDVAVEY, from the coding sequence ATGACTTCCCCGACTTTCACCCACCTGCGCGTCCACTCCGAATACTCCATCGTCGACGGCCTGGTCCGCATCGACGACCTGGTCAAGGCGGCCGTCAAGGACAACCAGCCGGCGCTGGCCGTGACCGACCTGGCCAATACCTTCTGCCTGGTGCGTTTCTACAAGGCGGCGCGCGGCAAGGGCATCAAGCCGATCGTCGGGGTCGACGCCTGGATCACCAACGACGACAACCGCGACAAGCCGCACCGCCTGCTGATCCTGGCCAAGAACCACACCGGCTACCTGCAGCTGTGCGACCTGCTGGCGCGCGCCTGGCTCACCAACCAGCACAAGGGCCGCGCCGAGATCCGCACCGAGTGGCTGGAAGCGCTGGCGACGTCCGTCTCGACCCTGCATCCCGAGGAGCCCCAGGCCAATGCCCTGATCGTGCTGTCGGGCGCCCATTTCGGCGACGTCGGCCAGGCGATCGAGAACGGCGACCTGGCAAAGGCCGAGGCCAATGCCGCGCGCTGGGCGAAGATCTTCCCGGGCCACTTCTACATCGAGATCCAGCGCGCCGGCCAGCCCAACCAGGAGCAGCAGGTGCGCCATTCGGTGGCGCTGGCCGGCCGCCTGGGGCTGCCGGTGGTGGCGACGCATCCGGTGCAGTTCCTGGACAAGAGCGAATTCATCGCCCACGAAGCGCGTGTGTGTATCGCCGAAGGCGAGATGCTGGCCAACGCCAAGCGCGTGCGCCGCTTCAACGAGAATATGTGCTTCAAGTCGCAGGACGAGATGCTTGAATTGTTCAAGGACTTGCCGGGCGCGCTGGCCAATTCGGTCGAGATCGCCAAGCGCTGCAACGTCACGCTCACGCTGGGCAAGCCGCAGCTGCCGAATTTCCCGACCCCGGGCATGACGATCGACGAATTCCTGGTCGCCGAGACCAGGAAGGGGCTCGAGGAACGCCTGGTGCAGTTGTATCCCGACCCCGTGAAACGCGAGCAGGAGCGTCCGCGCTACGAGGCGCGACTGGAGTTCGAGAACAAGACGATCATCAACATGAAGTTCCCGGGCTACTTCCTGATCGTCGCGGAGTTCATCCAGTGGGGCAAGAACAACGGCGTGCCGATCGGCCCGGGCCGCGGCTCGGGCGCGGGTTCCCTCGTCGCGTATGCCCTCAAGATCACCGACCTCGATCCGCTCAAGTACAACCTGCTGTTCGAGCGTTTCCTGAACCCGGAACGCGTCTCGATGCCCGACTTCGACATCGACTTCTGCCAGGAAAAGCGCGAACTGGTGATCCAGCACGTGAAGGACCTGTACGGCCGCGACGCGGTGTCGCAGATCGCCACCTTCGGCACCATGGCGGCCAAGGGCGCGATCCGCGACGTCGGTCGCGTGCTCGACTTCGGCTACAACTTCTGCGACGGCATTTCCAAGCTGATCCCGTTCAAGCCGGGCAAACCGGTCTCGATCGCCGAGGCGATCGAGGAAGAACCGCTGCTCAAGGAACGCCTCGAAAACGAAGAAGAAGTCAAACAGCTGCTCGACCTGGCGCAACAGGTCGAGGGCATCACGCGCGGCATCGGCATGCACGCCGGGGGCGTGCTGATCGCGCCGGGCAAGCTCACCGACTTCTGCCCGCTGTACACCCAGGGCGGCGACGCCGGCGTGGTGTCGCAGTACGACAAGGACGACGTGGAGGCCGTGGGCCTGGTCAAGTTCGACTTTTTGGGATTGACCACGCTGACCATCCTCGACCGCGCCGTCAACTACATCAAGGATCTTGACCCGGCCGAGAGCGAATTCGACCTGGCCAAGCTGCCGCTGGACGACCGCGCCTCGTACAAATTGCTGAGCGACGCCAAGACGGTCGCGATCTTCCAGCTGGAGTCGCGCGGCATGCAGGGCATGCTGAAGGACGCGCGTCCCGACCGCTTCGAGGACATCATCGCGCTGGTGGCGCTGTACCGTCCGGGCCCGATGGACCTGATCCCCGACTTCTGCAAGCGCAAGCACGGCGAGAAGTTCGATTATCCCGATCCGCGCACCGAGTCGATCCTGTCCGAGACCTACGGCATCATGGTCTACCAGGAGCAGGTGATGCAGATGGCGCAGATCGTGGGCGGCTACTCGCTGGGCGGCGCCGACATGCTGCGCCGCGCGATGGGCAAGAAGAAAGCCGAAGAGATGGCCGAGCACCGCGAGATCTTCCGCGCCGGCGCAGCCAAGGACGGACTGTCGACCGAGAAGGCCGACGAGATCTTCGATCTGATGGAAAAGTTCGCGGGCTACGGCTTCAACAAGTCGCACGCGGCCGCCTATGCGCTGCTGTCCTACCATACCGCCTATCTCAAGGTGCACCATACCGCCGCGTTCATGGCAGCCAATATGTCGCTGGCGATGGAAGACACCGAGAAGATCAAGATCCTGGTCGAGGATGCGAAAGAGGTCTGCAAGCTCGTGATCCTGCCGCCGGACGTCAACGAATCGCAGTTCCGCTTCACGCCCGAAGGCGAGCCGAAGTCCAGGACCGGCAAGCAGGTGACCAATATCCGCTACGGCCTGGGCGGCGTGAAGGGCGCGGGACAGGGCGCGATCGAGGCCATCATCGCCGCGCGCAAGGAAGGCGGCAAGTTCAAGGACCTGTTCGATTTCTGCAAGCGGGTCGACCGCAAGCAGATCAACCGCCGCACCATCGAGTCCTTGATCCGTGCCGGGGCCATGGACGCCTTCGGCGTCGACCGCGCGGTGCTGCTGGCCTCCGTCGCCTTCGCGATGGAAGCGGCCGGCCAGGCGGCGGCGGCCGCCAACCAGGTCAGCCTGTTCGGCGGCGACGATTCCGACCTGGTGGCGCCGCCCGAGTACGTCAAGGCCACGCCCTGGACCGACCGCCAGAAGCTGTCCGAAGAAAAGATCGCGCTCGGCTACTACCTGTCGGGCCATATGTTCGACTCGTATGCGCAAGAGGTGCGGCGCTTCGCCAAGACCAAGCTGAAAGACCTGGAACCGTCGCGCGACCCGCGCATGATGTGCGGCGTGATCACCGGCGTGCGCACCCAGATGACCCAGCGCGGCAAGATCCTGATCGTGGCGCTGGACGACAAGACCGCGGTGCACGAGGTGACGATCTACAGCGAGGTGGCCGAGGCCAACAAGCACGCCCTCAAGGAAGACGAGTTCCTGCTGGTGGTCGGCAAGGTGTCCGAAGACCGCTTCAACGGCGGCTTGCGCATCACGGCCGAGAAGGTGTTCGACATCGCGGCGTCGCGCATCCAGTACGGGCACAAGCTCGAGATGGATCTGGCTACCACCGTCGATCCGGCAAAGATCGCCGAAGTGCTGCAACCTTACCGGGTGCAGGACGGGATGCCGGTGAGCCTGCGCCTGGTCACCAATGGGATCCCCTATGTCGTGCAGTTGGGCGACGACTGGCGCGTGGGGCCGTCGGATACGCTCAAGCAGGCGCTCGAACTGGGCCTTGGCGCGAAGGACGTCGCGGTCGAATACTGA
- a CDS encoding methyltransferase regulatory domain-containing protein, protein MQLRMSAARTDLFTSTGISMQAWSDGYMTDVEYTFGYYAELNPLRTRLVMLNSGYAYPEIGTACELGFGQGLSINIHGAASSTEWYGTDFNPTQAAFAKDLSGDPARAARIFDDAFDAFCNRSDLPDFDFIGLHGIWSWVSDSNRAVIADFIRRKLKVGGVVYISYNTQPGWAAMAPLRDLLTGYSDTLVAPGTDTSQRIESALDFASRLLDTGAMYGRANPPVAEQLKQLSKHPSNYLAHEYFNRDWMPMPFSRMAEWMESQKLSFAGSAHYLDHVDALNMTADQATFLNEIPDRRFRETAMDFMVNQRFRRDYWIRGPRRLAPLEKAERLRAQRIVMGMPFDKVELKAKGLLVNADLKEDIYRPILKALSDYQPHYVSDIERAVAGNGVTLNHLLQALVILAGNGTVYPAQEDTAIQQARPATDALNARLCGQARYSTETSYLASPVTGGGMFVTRLEQLFMLARDSGLTQPGEWARFAADLLEAQNQRVLVEGKPVESLEQQLDELRKQAVNFSELRLDLLKGLAITS, encoded by the coding sequence TTGCAGCTGCGCATGTCCGCTGCGCGAACCGATTTATTCACCAGTACAGGAATCTCCATGCAAGCTTGGTCTGATGGTTACATGACGGATGTTGAATACACATTCGGGTACTACGCAGAGTTGAATCCCCTGCGCACCCGACTCGTAATGTTGAACTCAGGCTATGCCTATCCCGAAATCGGCACGGCATGTGAATTGGGGTTCGGCCAGGGCTTGAGCATTAATATCCACGGCGCCGCATCGTCGACCGAGTGGTATGGTACCGATTTCAATCCGACCCAGGCCGCGTTCGCGAAAGACCTGTCCGGCGATCCGGCCAGGGCGGCCCGCATCTTCGATGACGCCTTCGACGCCTTCTGCAACCGCAGCGATTTACCCGACTTCGATTTCATCGGGCTGCATGGCATCTGGAGCTGGGTGTCCGACAGCAACCGCGCCGTCATCGCCGATTTCATCCGGCGCAAGCTCAAGGTCGGCGGGGTGGTTTATATCAGCTATAACACCCAGCCCGGCTGGGCCGCGATGGCGCCATTGCGCGATCTGTTGACGGGCTATAGCGACACCCTGGTGGCGCCCGGCACCGACACGAGCCAGCGCATCGAGTCGGCGCTCGATTTCGCCAGCCGGCTGCTGGACACCGGCGCCATGTATGGCCGCGCCAACCCGCCGGTGGCGGAGCAACTGAAGCAGCTGAGCAAACATCCCAGCAACTACCTGGCCCACGAATACTTCAATCGTGACTGGATGCCGATGCCGTTTTCCCGGATGGCCGAGTGGATGGAATCGCAAAAGCTCAGCTTCGCGGGTTCCGCCCACTATCTTGATCACGTCGATGCGTTGAACATGACCGCCGACCAGGCGACCTTCCTCAACGAGATCCCGGACCGGCGCTTCCGCGAAACGGCAATGGATTTCATGGTGAACCAGCGTTTCCGGCGCGACTACTGGATTCGCGGTCCGCGCCGCCTGGCGCCGCTCGAAAAAGCAGAAAGATTGCGCGCCCAGCGGATCGTGATGGGCATGCCTTTCGATAAGGTCGAGCTGAAGGCCAAGGGGTTGCTGGTCAATGCTGACCTGAAAGAAGACATCTACCGGCCGATCCTGAAGGCGCTGAGCGATTACCAGCCGCATTATGTCAGCGACATCGAGCGGGCCGTGGCGGGCAACGGCGTCACGCTCAACCACCTGTTGCAGGCGCTGGTCATCCTGGCGGGCAACGGCACCGTGTATCCGGCCCAGGAAGACACGGCAATCCAGCAGGCGCGCCCGGCGACCGACGCGCTGAACGCCCGCCTGTGCGGGCAGGCGCGGTACTCCACCGAGACCAGCTACCTGGCTTCGCCCGTTACCGGCGGCGGCATGTTCGTCACGCGCCTGGAACAGCTGTTCATGCTGGCGCGGGATTCCGGCTTGACGCAGCCAGGTGAATGGGCAAGGTTCGCCGCCGATCTGCTGGAAGCGCAGAACCAGCGCGTCCTCGTCGAAGGGAAGCCGGTCGAGTCGCTGGAACAGCAATTGGACGAACTGCGCAAGCAGGCGGTCAATTTCAGCGAGCTGCGCCTGGACCTGCTCAAGGGGCTGGCGATTACCAGCTGA
- a CDS encoding reprolysin-like metallopeptidase: MASISDITVTPLSGLNHIDALLDKGPDWNFLTPNPYGNTLYYTFSIASGNEAGRSGQEMFSVPQQAATRTAFDYLHQVTGIIFEETGDGGLAQIHLANLDIEGAYTTGLASWRAGYSGSSSLASYSANAYLYLDNAEYRGMTQNLTPGGQGYETLLHELGHVLGLKHPFYEEGGDGAQIVLSRNEDHTGNTLMSYTPDGRVHSTYSPYDIAALNWLYGGDGLRGALGINSTTGGRYITGTDRADTLTGTAFNDILQGNGGNDMIDGGSGRDTAVFNADRSAYSFSDLGNGALAVSHSTQGTTTLRNIDVLQFADMSVERANLADLLAPGKPVLSLTLNAKDYARGNMPTMTGAAEPNSTVRVYIDNQLVATVKTDANGLWGPSRRSR, from the coding sequence ATGGCCAGCATTTCCGACATCACCGTCACACCGCTTTCGGGCTTGAATCATATTGATGCCCTCCTGGACAAGGGTCCGGATTGGAACTTCCTTACTCCTAATCCTTACGGAAATACCCTGTACTACACCTTCTCCATCGCCTCGGGCAATGAAGCCGGGCGCAGTGGACAGGAGATGTTTTCGGTGCCCCAGCAGGCGGCGACGCGCACCGCGTTCGATTACCTGCACCAGGTGACCGGGATTATTTTCGAGGAAACGGGCGATGGCGGCTTGGCGCAGATTCATCTCGCCAATCTCGACATCGAAGGCGCCTACACCACCGGCCTGGCCAGCTGGCGCGCGGGCTACAGTGGTTCGAGTTCCCTGGCCAGCTATAGCGCCAACGCCTACCTGTACCTGGATAACGCCGAGTACCGGGGAATGACGCAGAATCTGACGCCCGGCGGCCAGGGTTATGAAACCCTGTTGCACGAACTTGGCCACGTGCTGGGCTTGAAACACCCGTTCTACGAGGAAGGCGGCGACGGAGCGCAGATCGTGCTGAGCCGTAATGAAGACCACACCGGTAATACCCTGATGTCGTACACCCCGGACGGCCGCGTCCACAGCACCTACAGCCCCTACGATATCGCGGCGCTGAACTGGCTGTATGGCGGCGATGGCCTGCGCGGTGCGCTCGGCATCAACAGCACCACCGGAGGACGCTATATCACGGGCACCGACAGGGCCGACACCCTGACGGGCACCGCATTCAACGATATTTTACAAGGCAACGGAGGCAACGACATGATCGACGGAGGATCGGGCCGGGACACGGCAGTATTCAATGCAGATCGCAGCGCTTATTCGTTCAGCGATCTGGGCAATGGCGCGCTGGCGGTATCGCACTCAACACAAGGCACTACCACCCTGCGCAATATCGACGTGCTGCAGTTCGCGGACATGAGCGTCGAACGCGCCAACCTGGCCGACCTGCTGGCGCCCGGGAAGCCCGTGCTGAGCCTGACGCTCAACGCGAAGGACTACGCGCGCGGCAATATGCCGACGATGACCGGCGCCGCCGAACCCAATTCGACGGTGCGCGTGTACATCGACAACCAGCTGGTCGCCACCGTCAAGACGGACGCCAATGGTTTGTGGGGGCCAAGTCGTCGATCTCGCTGA
- a CDS encoding sulfurtransferase, producing the protein MSSDTQYVNIAAYKFITLDNLEALRPQYQDLCNELDLKGTVLLTPEGINMFLSGTREHIDQYLAWVRSDARLSDLEWKESLSREQSHKRMLVKIKKEIITMRMPLIKPELGRAPAVDAHTLKRWLDQGHDDDGVEVVMMETRNAFEVDVGTFNNTLDYRIDKFTEFPAVAAEHKEELAGKTVVTFCTGGIRCEKAAIHMKEIGYDRVFQLEGGILKYFEEVGGDHYTGDCFVFDYRTALNPKLEPTETVQCFACRAVVTPRQQLAPEYVVGVSCPHCANKKVQSDQAAGAPA; encoded by the coding sequence ATGTCCTCCGATACCCAGTACGTCAACATTGCCGCCTATAAATTCATCACGCTCGACAACCTGGAAGCACTGCGTCCGCAATACCAGGATCTGTGCAACGAGCTCGACTTGAAGGGCACCGTACTGCTGACGCCGGAGGGCATCAATATGTTCCTGTCGGGCACCCGTGAACATATCGACCAGTACCTGGCCTGGGTCCGTAGCGACGCCCGCCTGAGCGACCTGGAATGGAAGGAAAGCCTGTCGCGCGAACAGTCGCACAAGCGCATGCTGGTGAAGATCAAGAAGGAGATCATCACCATGCGCATGCCGCTGATCAAGCCCGAACTCGGCCGCGCACCGGCCGTGGACGCGCACACGCTCAAGCGCTGGCTCGACCAGGGACACGACGACGATGGCGTCGAGGTCGTGATGATGGAAACCCGCAACGCCTTCGAGGTCGATGTCGGCACCTTCAATAACACGCTCGACTACCGCATCGACAAGTTCACCGAGTTCCCGGCCGTCGCGGCCGAGCACAAGGAAGAGCTGGCCGGCAAGACCGTGGTCACCTTCTGCACCGGCGGCATCCGCTGCGAGAAGGCCGCGATCCACATGAAGGAAATCGGCTACGACCGCGTGTTTCAGCTCGAAGGCGGCATCCTGAAGTATTTCGAGGAAGTTGGCGGCGACCATTACACGGGCGACTGCTTCGTGTTCGACTACCGCACTGCGCTCAATCCAAAGCTGGAGCCGACCGAGACCGTGCAGTGCTTCGCCTGTCGCGCCGTGGTCACGCCGCGGCAGCAGCTTGCGCCCGAGTATGTGGTGGGGGTATCGTGCCCGCATTGCGCGAACAAGAAGGTGCAAAGCGATCAGGCCGCCGGCGCGCCGGCCTGA